A window from Chryseobacterium vaccae encodes these proteins:
- a CDS encoding 2-isopropylmalate synthase, with translation MSSEKIEIFDTTLRDGEQVPGCKLNTQQKLIIAESLDELGIDVIEAGFPISSPGDFESVSEISKLMRNAKVCGLTRVNKKDIDTAAEALKYAKKPRIHTGIGTSDSHIRYKFNSTREAVLERAVEAVKYAKSYVEDVEFYAEDAGRTDNAYLAKVCEEVIKAGATVLNIPDTTGYCLPEEYGRKIKYLKENVKGIEKAILSCHCHNDLGLATANSIAGAANGARQIECTINGLGERAGNTALEEVVMILKQHKHLNLHTDVNSRMLNEMSLMVSDLMGMPVQPNKAIVGANAFAHSSGIHQDGVIKNRETYEIIDPEEVGVNASSIILTARSGRSALAYRFKHIGYDITKNELDFLYQEFLKIADLKKEVKNDDLYLMMETFSRKIG, from the coding sequence ATGAGTTCTGAAAAGATTGAAATTTTTGACACCACATTAAGAGATGGAGAACAGGTTCCCGGATGTAAGCTGAATACCCAGCAAAAGCTGATTATCGCTGAAAGCCTTGATGAGCTAGGGATTGATGTAATAGAAGCCGGTTTCCCGATTTCAAGCCCCGGAGATTTTGAATCGGTTTCAGAAATTTCAAAGCTGATGCGAAATGCTAAAGTATGCGGACTGACAAGAGTTAATAAAAAAGATATTGATACCGCTGCGGAAGCTCTGAAATATGCAAAGAAACCACGTATCCATACCGGAATAGGGACTTCAGATTCTCATATCCGATACAAATTCAATTCAACAAGAGAAGCTGTTCTGGAGCGGGCTGTAGAAGCTGTAAAATATGCCAAAAGCTATGTGGAAGATGTAGAATTCTATGCGGAAGATGCCGGAAGAACAGATAATGCCTATCTGGCAAAGGTTTGTGAGGAAGTCATTAAAGCAGGCGCTACGGTTCTTAATATTCCGGATACCACAGGATATTGTCTTCCTGAAGAATACGGCCGGAAAATAAAATACCTGAAAGAAAACGTAAAAGGTATTGAAAAAGCAATTTTATCCTGCCATTGCCATAATGATCTGGGGCTGGCTACGGCCAATTCCATTGCAGGAGCGGCTAACGGTGCACGTCAGATTGAATGTACAATCAACGGATTGGGAGAAAGGGCTGGAAATACAGCTTTGGAAGAAGTGGTTATGATCCTGAAACAGCATAAACACTTAAATCTGCACACCGATGTGAATTCCAGGATGCTTAATGAAATGAGCCTTATGGTTTCAGATCTGATGGGAATGCCGGTACAGCCTAATAAAGCGATTGTAGGAGCCAACGCATTCGCTCACAGTTCCGGAATCCACCAGGACGGTGTCATCAAGAACAGGGAAACCTATGAAATCATTGATCCTGAAGAAGTAGGAGTGAATGCATCTTCTATCATCCTTACAGCAAGAAGCGGGCGTTCAGCTTTGGCCTACCGTTTTAAACACATTGGATATGATATTACCAAAAATGAATTAGACTTTCTGTATCAGGAATTTTTGAAGATAGCAGATCTAAAAAAGGAAGTTAAAAATGATGATCTGTATCTGATGATGGAAACTTTCAGCAGAAAAATAGGATAG
- the leuC gene encoding 3-isopropylmalate dehydratase large subunit, whose product MTMNKKTLFDKVWDAHVVETVPDGPQIIYIDKHLIHEVTSPQAFAELETRNLKIFRPEQIVATADHNVPTLDQELPIRDDLSRNQVEQLEENCAKNNIELFGLGHPYQGIVHIIAPELGITRPGMSIVCGDSHTSTHGAFGAIAFGIGTSQVAQVFASQCLLLNKPKSMRITVSGKLNKNVQPKDVILYIISKIGTDGGTGYFCEYAGNVFEEMSMEGRMTVCNMSIEMGARGGMIAPDETTFDYVKGKPFAPQGEEWEAELAYWKTLKTDEGAVFDQELSFDASEIHPMITYGTNPGMGISVNEVIPAPQNESEEKALRYMGLNAGQTVSDIKVNYVFIGSCTNARIEDFRSAAQYIKGKSKADNVKALIVPGSQQVVKQIYEEGLDRIFNEAGFQIRQPGCSACLAMNDDKIPESEYCVSTSNRNFEGRQGQGARTILASPLTAAKAAIEGRISAFENLN is encoded by the coding sequence ATGACAATGAATAAAAAAACTCTTTTTGACAAAGTATGGGATGCCCATGTTGTGGAGACTGTTCCGGACGGACCACAGATTATCTATATTGATAAACATCTGATTCACGAAGTAACCAGCCCTCAGGCCTTTGCAGAGCTTGAAACCAGAAACCTGAAAATATTCAGACCGGAGCAGATTGTTGCCACCGCTGATCATAATGTCCCAACATTGGATCAGGAACTGCCGATCAGGGACGACCTTTCCCGGAATCAGGTAGAGCAGCTGGAAGAAAACTGCGCAAAAAATAATATTGAACTTTTTGGCCTTGGACATCCGTATCAGGGAATCGTACATATCATTGCCCCGGAGCTGGGAATTACCCGTCCCGGAATGAGTATTGTATGCGGAGATAGCCACACTTCCACACATGGTGCTTTCGGAGCGATTGCTTTCGGGATAGGAACCAGCCAGGTTGCACAGGTTTTTGCCAGTCAGTGCCTGCTGCTGAACAAGCCTAAATCGATGAGGATTACCGTGAGCGGAAAACTGAATAAAAATGTCCAGCCTAAAGATGTGATCCTTTATATTATCTCCAAAATAGGGACAGACGGTGGAACCGGTTACTTCTGCGAATATGCAGGGAATGTATTTGAAGAAATGTCGATGGAAGGAAGAATGACCGTCTGCAATATGAGTATTGAAATGGGCGCAAGAGGCGGTATGATCGCTCCTGATGAAACGACTTTTGACTATGTGAAGGGAAAACCTTTTGCCCCTCAGGGTGAAGAATGGGAGGCTGAACTGGCGTACTGGAAAACACTAAAAACGGATGAAGGAGCCGTATTTGATCAGGAACTGAGTTTTGATGCTTCAGAAATTCATCCTATGATCACTTATGGAACCAATCCGGGAATGGGTATTTCTGTGAATGAAGTAATTCCTGCCCCACAGAATGAATCTGAAGAAAAAGCCCTCCGATATATGGGATTAAATGCAGGACAGACGGTTTCAGACATCAAAGTGAATTATGTATTTATAGGGAGCTGTACCAATGCCAGGATAGAAGATTTCAGATCGGCAGCACAATATATTAAAGGAAAGAGTAAAGCGGACAATGTTAAAGCTTTGATTGTTCCCGGATCTCAGCAGGTGGTAAAACAGATTTACGAGGAAGGTCTTGACCGGATTTTTAACGAAGCAGGGTTTCAGATTCGCCAGCCCGGATGCTCCGCGTGTCTTGCGATGAATGATGATAAGATTCCGGAAAGTGAATACTGTGTTTCCACTTCCAACAGAAATTTTGAAGGAAGACAGGGACAGGGAGCCAGAACAATACTGGCCAGTCCGCTTACAGCAGCCAAAGCAGCCATTGAAGGCAGAATTTCAGCTTTTGAAAATTTAAATTAA
- the leuD gene encoding 3-isopropylmalate dehydratase small subunit — protein MQQLKRIQSRAVPLPAENIDTDQIIPARFLKSIERQGFGENLFRDWRFNIHTGEPNPDFVLNNPRYKGEILVAGNNFGCGSSREHAAWSLTDYGFKVIISSYFADIFKGNALNNGLLPVKVSEEFLKDILKISTENPETEITVDVEQQTISCNGKTETFELDSYKKICLLNGYDDIDFLISKKQAIEQFELKTQKYEQKTV, from the coding sequence ATGCAACAATTAAAGCGAATACAATCCCGCGCAGTTCCGCTGCCGGCAGAAAATATAGATACAGATCAGATTATTCCTGCAAGATTTCTTAAAAGTATAGAAAGGCAAGGTTTTGGCGAAAATCTGTTCAGAGACTGGAGATTCAATATCCATACGGGGGAGCCCAATCCGGATTTTGTCCTGAACAACCCCAGATATAAAGGGGAGATTCTTGTAGCAGGTAATAATTTCGGGTGTGGAAGCAGCAGGGAACATGCAGCATGGTCCTTAACGGATTATGGTTTTAAAGTGATCATCTCCAGTTATTTTGCAGACATTTTTAAGGGAAATGCCTTGAATAACGGCCTTCTTCCGGTAAAAGTCTCCGAAGAATTCCTGAAAGATATTTTAAAAATAAGCACAGAAAATCCTGAAACTGAAATCACGGTGGATGTGGAACAGCAAACCATCAGCTGTAATGGAAAAACCGAAACTTTTGAACTCGATTCTTATAAAAAGATATGCCTTCTTAACGGCTATGACGATATTGATTTTTTAATCAGCAAAAAACAGGCGATAGAGCAATTTGAACTAAAAACACAAAAGTATGAGCAAAAAACAGTTTAA
- the leuB gene encoding 3-isopropylmalate dehydrogenase gives MSKKQFKIAVLPGDGIGPEVVGESIKVLEAVGEVFQCEFHTEYGLIGAEAIFKTGDPLPEETLQICRNSDAVLFGAIGDPVFDNDPDAKVRPEQGLLKLRKELGLFANIRPLKTYASLIEKSPLKREIIEGTDIQIFRELVSGIYFGEKFTDPEGAYAYDICKYSREDIVPIVHMAFKEAEKRNKKLTLIDKANVLDTSRLWRKICKQIASQYPGVQLDYLFVDNAAMQMILNPRQFDVILTENMFGDIISDEASVIGGSIGLLPSASIGEENALFEPIHGSYPQAKGKGIANPVASILSTAMMLDHLELYDAADKLKRAVEHALENKYVTVDLNAEQHYSTQEVGSFISDYIRYSEKSYYNFENIKIGKSTIV, from the coding sequence ATGAGCAAAAAACAGTTTAAAATAGCAGTGCTTCCCGGTGATGGAATTGGTCCTGAAGTAGTTGGAGAAAGTATTAAAGTACTTGAAGCTGTTGGTGAGGTTTTCCAGTGTGAATTTCACACGGAATACGGACTGATTGGTGCGGAAGCTATTTTTAAAACAGGAGATCCATTACCAGAAGAAACCTTGCAGATCTGCAGAAATTCAGATGCAGTGCTGTTTGGAGCGATAGGGGATCCTGTTTTTGATAACGATCCTGATGCGAAGGTGAGGCCGGAACAAGGACTGTTGAAACTCCGTAAGGAATTAGGTCTTTTTGCCAATATAAGACCTTTGAAAACGTATGCTTCTCTGATTGAAAAAAGTCCTTTAAAAAGAGAAATCATTGAAGGAACAGATATTCAGATCTTCAGAGAGCTGGTGAGCGGAATCTATTTCGGAGAAAAATTTACCGATCCGGAAGGTGCTTACGCTTATGATATCTGCAAATACAGCCGTGAAGATATTGTTCCTATCGTTCATATGGCTTTTAAAGAAGCGGAAAAGAGAAATAAAAAGCTTACCCTTATTGACAAAGCCAACGTTCTGGATACTTCAAGGCTTTGGAGAAAGATTTGTAAGCAAATTGCGTCTCAGTATCCGGGCGTTCAGCTGGATTATCTGTTTGTTGACAATGCGGCCATGCAAATGATCCTTAATCCCAGACAGTTTGATGTGATCCTGACTGAAAATATGTTCGGAGATATTATCTCAGATGAAGCAAGTGTGATTGGCGGGTCCATAGGGCTTCTTCCTTCAGCTTCTATTGGTGAGGAAAATGCCCTGTTTGAACCTATACACGGTTCTTATCCCCAGGCAAAAGGGAAAGGCATTGCCAATCCTGTGGCTTCTATTCTGAGTACAGCCATGATGCTTGATCATCTTGAACTTTATGATGCTGCAGATAAATTGAAAAGAGCTGTAGAACACGCCCTAGAAAATAAATATGTTACGGTGGATCTTAATGCGGAACAGCATTATTCCACACAGGAAGTGGGAAGCTTTATTTCCGATTACATCCGGTATTCTGAAAAATCCTATTATAATTTTGAAAATATCAAGATCGGAAAATCTACCATTGTATAG
- a CDS encoding IS110 family transposase: MRQKYVIGIDISKLKLDCTVMNFEYKVQCELIIPNTEKGITIFLKDLLKMLKITKEDLLICCENTGIYNRPLEKVCSKSEYLLWVEYPLKIKKAASDLRGKDDRKDARKIAEYAVRYHDKIMPYEEPEEVIQQMNVLAKSRDTLLLQKTALENQLREAKSHDVYVFKLLTYYQRKVEQGKNKMSVLNAVRNKLVHRIMAVIKRKQPFLPKEEFLSIKNSNNICLLT, translated from the coding sequence ATGAGACAAAAGTATGTTATTGGCATCGATATTTCCAAATTAAAACTAGATTGTACAGTAATGAATTTTGAATACAAAGTTCAATGTGAGCTGATTATCCCCAATACAGAGAAAGGAATTACTATTTTTTTAAAAGATCTTTTAAAAATGCTAAAAATAACAAAAGAAGATCTTTTGATTTGTTGCGAAAATACGGGGATTTATAACCGTCCATTGGAAAAAGTCTGTTCAAAATCAGAATATCTACTTTGGGTGGAATATCCTTTGAAAATCAAAAAAGCAGCAAGTGATTTAAGAGGAAAAGACGATAGGAAAGATGCCAGAAAAATTGCAGAATATGCTGTGCGTTATCATGATAAAATAATGCCTTATGAAGAACCAGAGGAAGTTATACAACAAATGAATGTACTGGCCAAATCCCGTGATACACTGCTATTGCAGAAGACAGCACTGGAAAATCAATTGCGGGAAGCTAAGAGCCACGATGTGTATGTGTTTAAGCTATTAACGTATTACCAGAGAAAAGTAGAGCAGGGTAAAAATAAAATGAGTGTTCTCAATGCCGTAAGAAATAAATTAGTACACCGAATAATGGCCGTAATCAAACGAAAACAGCCATTTTTACCAAAGGAAGAATTTTTATCAATAAAAAATTCTAATAATATTTGTTTATTAACATAG
- a CDS encoding DUF4230 domain-containing protein has product MRNYKVIISFAAGVLAMLILFFGLKSCLNLGGKTEQSDYYILTNQISKMNKMVVMEQNTSSMQKTKMGYEVFGKEVSSNSIITYTKTNAQVSYDLNKMKIEVDSINKKLVITELPDADIRITPSVEIQSLDDSFFNRISEKDIKNVTQKAKETAMKSIDQNQLRTEGRKQLMENLNNIFVLAKALNYTIEDKTGKLGILGL; this is encoded by the coding sequence TTGAGAAATTATAAAGTAATCATATCGTTTGCAGCAGGAGTTCTTGCTATGCTGATTCTATTCTTCGGCCTTAAATCATGTCTGAATCTTGGCGGAAAAACGGAACAGTCAGATTATTATATCCTGACCAACCAGATTTCCAAGATGAATAAAATGGTGGTGATGGAACAAAATACCTCCAGTATGCAGAAAACCAAAATGGGTTACGAGGTGTTTGGAAAGGAAGTTTCAAGCAATAGTATCATCACTTACACGAAAACCAATGCCCAGGTTTCTTATGATCTGAACAAAATGAAGATAGAAGTGGACTCCATCAACAAAAAGCTGGTGATCACAGAACTTCCCGATGCGGATATAAGAATTACACCAAGTGTTGAAATCCAGTCTCTGGATGATTCGTTCTTCAACAGGATTTCTGAAAAAGACATTAAGAATGTAACTCAGAAAGCCAAGGAAACTGCTATGAAATCTATTGATCAGAATCAGCTTCGGACTGAAGGTCGTAAACAATTAATGGAAAATCTGAATAATATTTTCGTTTTGGCAAAAGCTTTGAATTATACTATAGAAGATAAAACCGGCAAACTCGGTATTTTAGGACTCTAA
- a CDS encoding TlpA family protein disulfide reductase, with protein MKKFITKIVAVSCIVLAAQQFSAQKVVVNREVETQNDGKMLLGNQLKEQFLKAPYADWYVKEYDEYALDQKAISELRKGKLNTYSLVVFMGTWCEDSHRDFPRLMRILEELKYPDNKLTIIAVNRKKESPNGDEVRYNIQKVPTIIVEKYGKEIGRIIEMPKTGYIERDLVEILKKDDGSVIKEIFGK; from the coding sequence ATGAAGAAATTTATTACAAAGATTGTTGCCGTTTCATGTATTGTTCTGGCTGCCCAACAGTTCAGCGCTCAAAAAGTGGTAGTAAACCGTGAGGTAGAGACTCAGAATGACGGTAAAATGCTTTTGGGAAATCAGCTGAAAGAACAGTTTTTAAAGGCTCCGTATGCAGACTGGTATGTGAAGGAATATGATGAATATGCCCTTGACCAGAAAGCGATCAGCGAACTGAGAAAAGGAAAACTAAACACGTATTCACTTGTCGTTTTCATGGGAACATGGTGTGAAGACAGCCACAGGGATTTTCCAAGACTGATGAGAATTCTGGAAGAATTGAAATACCCGGACAATAAACTAACGATTATTGCTGTCAACAGGAAAAAAGAATCTCCAAACGGAGATGAAGTGCGCTACAACATTCAAAAGGTTCCTACCATTATTGTAGAAAAATATGGAAAAGAAATCGGAAGGATTATTGAAATGCCTAAAACCGGCTATATCGAAAGAGACCTGGTTGAAATCCTGAAAAAAGATGACGGTTCTGTAATTAAAGAAATTTTTGGCAAATAA
- a CDS encoding pyrophosphohydrolase domain-containing protein → MDKIDSLNQVAEFHTTFKAPILDTPQIPSPERCNLRVELLQEELNELKQAIADNNIVEIADALCDLQYVLSGAVLEFGLGSKFVELFNEVQRSNMSKACDNEEQAQETVEFYKAKEVESFYEKSGEKFNVYRQADHKVLKNKYYSPADLKTIIEK, encoded by the coding sequence ATGGATAAAATTGACAGTCTGAACCAAGTAGCAGAATTCCATACTACTTTCAAAGCCCCTATTTTAGATACTCCGCAAATCCCTTCTCCCGAAAGATGCAACCTTAGAGTAGAACTTTTACAGGAAGAACTTAATGAATTAAAACAGGCCATTGCCGACAATAATATTGTAGAAATTGCTGATGCACTGTGTGATCTTCAGTATGTTTTAAGCGGAGCTGTGCTTGAATTCGGACTTGGCAGTAAATTTGTAGAGTTATTCAACGAAGTTCAGCGTTCCAATATGTCGAAAGCTTGTGACAATGAAGAACAGGCACAGGAAACTGTTGAGTTTTATAAAGCAAAGGAAGTAGAATCTTTTTATGAAAAGTCTGGAGAAAAATTCAATGTTTACAGACAGGCAGATCATAAAGTATTAAAAAACAAATACTACTCCCCTGCAGATCTGAAAACAATTATCGAAAAATAA
- a CDS encoding glycohydrolase toxin TNT-related protein, protein MKHLFKYILFFSMAFFSMACSSDREDENTGNVTHVFYKNADELAVTYDPTGTVGSEARNYVFDLYKKGRWTEMEYFFTGNNLNGGWPPANGGYNIVDDVPILAGQKFDRYSGAIGNYDGTGNPTLGGSFTSPIINGYTYTFTQRALNQPENKYDFYYEIDVLNSLPFQSQTADIIPWFNQAGNGKQTMWKIPIDPATGYQKTWNKLAAEGYVKITIKKSPSGKYNNLAGTVIQQ, encoded by the coding sequence ATGAAACATTTATTTAAGTACATTTTATTTTTCTCAATGGCCTTTTTTTCAATGGCCTGCAGCTCAGACAGAGAAGATGAAAACACAGGAAACGTTACGCATGTATTCTATAAAAATGCGGATGAACTTGCAGTCACCTATGATCCCACCGGAACAGTAGGATCTGAAGCCAGAAATTATGTCTTTGACCTCTACAAAAAAGGCAGATGGACTGAAATGGAATACTTTTTCACGGGTAATAACCTAAACGGAGGATGGCCTCCTGCAAACGGCGGCTATAATATTGTGGATGATGTTCCCATTCTGGCAGGACAAAAATTCGACCGATACAGTGGGGCCATCGGAAACTATGACGGAACCGGAAACCCTACTCTGGGAGGAAGCTTCACAAGTCCTATCATTAACGGATACACTTACACCTTTACACAGAGAGCCCTTAACCAGCCTGAAAACAAATATGATTTTTATTATGAAATAGATGTCCTGAATTCATTACCTTTCCAGTCTCAGACGGCAGATATTATTCCATGGTTTAATCAGGCAGGAAATGGTAAGCAGACCATGTGGAAGATCCCGATTGACCCAGCTACAGGTTATCAGAAAACGTGGAATAAGCTGGCAGCTGAAGGATATGTAAAAATCACGATTAAGAAAAGTCCAAGCGGAAAATATAATAACTTAGCAGGTACAGTTATTCAGCAATAA
- a CDS encoding reprolysin-like metallopeptidase, producing the protein MKKQFSMIGMLLITGISFAQTDRLWTEGSKKASSEVFENKTNISNPKVYSLDINGLKNVLAKAPKRLAQGEKSEIIISFPNSEGKMENFKVREQSNFDPQLAAKYPDIKSYVGEGLSDPNSTVYFSVSPLGLSSMEIYGDKSAVFIEPYTKDLSTYVVYKKSDKKDNLNKFECTVIDVAQKGASNASLAARPNADDAKLRTFRLALSCTGEYTSYFGGTKANALAAMNTTMTRVNGVFEKDFAARMVLIANNDAVIYTNASTDPYSAASGMSSWNSQLQSTLTSVIGEANYDIGHLFGASGGGGNAGCIGCICTNGSKGSGYTSPADAIPSGDNFDIDYVAHEMGHQFGGNHTFSHGNEGTGVNMEPGSGSTIMGYAGITAQDVQPHSDAFFHAVSIQQITNNIKAKTCPVSTSTGNSIPTANAGLDYTIPKGTPFMLTGTGTDANGDSLTYIWEQMDNASSSQTGASSAASATKASGPTFRSWAPTTSPVRYFPRMASILTGATTTAGSEITVEALSNVARALNFRFTVRDNRAGGAGNNSDDAVITVNGTAGPFSITSQNSATTYAGGSSQTVTWNEAGTTSNGVNAANVDILWSTDNGNTWTTLLAGTPNDGSQAVTIPNSSTTSGRLMVKGSNHIFFDVNNANITVNAGSGGTDTVAPTAPTLAASGTTATSTNLSWSGATDNVAVTGYDVYMNGSVIGNTASTTYTVTGLSPATTYSFSIKAKDAAGNISPSSNTVSVTTLSGGTVTYCSSSASNTADERIGNVKFGTINNTSTGTAGYENFTSVSTNVTRGSAYTISITPVWTSTKYSEAYAVYIDYNGDGDFTDSGELAWSKAGSTTTPVTGSITIPATAAIGSTRMRVMMKYSSIPTSSCEAFTYGQVEDYTLNIVSSGRGELSDTKDLITGFRLYPNPVKDVLYISNTESEDYKIFDMGGKLINSGKLERGSINVSGLIKGAYMIQIGESAKRFIKN; encoded by the coding sequence TAACGGATTGAAAAACGTACTGGCCAAAGCACCTAAAAGGCTTGCTCAGGGAGAAAAATCAGAAATCATTATTTCTTTCCCTAATTCTGAAGGAAAGATGGAAAATTTTAAAGTAAGAGAGCAATCCAATTTTGACCCTCAGCTTGCTGCAAAATATCCCGACATCAAATCTTACGTTGGAGAAGGTTTAAGCGACCCCAACTCTACCGTTTACTTCAGTGTTTCCCCGCTAGGCCTGTCTTCCATGGAAATTTACGGCGACAAATCTGCCGTTTTTATTGAACCGTATACCAAAGATCTTTCTACGTATGTGGTTTACAAAAAGTCTGATAAAAAAGACAACCTCAACAAATTCGAATGTACGGTGATTGATGTAGCCCAGAAAGGTGCTTCCAATGCCAGCCTCGCTGCAAGACCTAATGCAGATGATGCCAAATTAAGAACATTCAGGCTTGCATTATCATGCACAGGAGAATACACTAGTTATTTCGGAGGAACTAAAGCAAATGCGCTGGCCGCCATGAACACAACCATGACCCGCGTAAACGGTGTTTTCGAAAAAGACTTTGCCGCCAGAATGGTTCTTATTGCCAATAACGATGCCGTTATCTATACCAACGCTTCTACAGATCCTTATTCTGCAGCTTCAGGAATGAGCAGCTGGAATTCCCAGCTTCAAAGCACCCTGACTTCAGTAATTGGTGAAGCCAATTATGATATAGGACACCTGTTCGGAGCTTCCGGAGGAGGCGGAAATGCAGGCTGTATCGGCTGTATCTGTACCAACGGGTCAAAAGGTAGTGGCTACACCTCTCCGGCAGATGCTATTCCTTCAGGAGATAATTTTGACATTGATTATGTAGCTCACGAAATGGGGCACCAGTTTGGAGGAAATCATACCTTCTCTCACGGAAATGAAGGAACAGGTGTAAATATGGAACCAGGTTCCGGATCAACCATTATGGGCTACGCAGGAATTACAGCACAGGATGTACAGCCACACTCAGATGCATTTTTCCATGCGGTAAGTATTCAGCAGATTACCAATAATATTAAAGCTAAAACATGCCCGGTAAGCACTTCTACAGGAAATTCAATTCCAACAGCAAACGCCGGCCTTGATTATACAATTCCGAAAGGAACTCCTTTCATGCTGACCGGAACAGGAACAGATGCGAACGGAGATTCACTAACCTATATCTGGGAGCAGATGGATAATGCTTCCTCCTCACAAACAGGAGCCAGCTCAGCAGCAAGTGCCACAAAAGCATCCGGACCTACTTTCAGATCATGGGCACCTACTACTTCCCCTGTAAGATATTTCCCTAGAATGGCCTCCATTCTTACCGGAGCAACCACTACCGCGGGGTCAGAAATCACAGTAGAAGCTTTATCTAATGTAGCCAGAGCACTCAATTTCAGATTTACCGTTCGGGATAACAGAGCCGGCGGTGCAGGAAATAATTCAGACGATGCAGTAATTACTGTTAACGGAACAGCGGGACCTTTCAGTATCACTTCGCAAAACTCAGCCACTACTTACGCAGGCGGAAGCTCTCAAACGGTAACATGGAACGAAGCAGGGACTACCTCCAACGGAGTAAATGCCGCTAACGTAGATATTCTTTGGTCTACAGATAACGGAAACACCTGGACTACTCTTCTGGCAGGAACGCCAAACGACGGATCTCAGGCTGTAACCATCCCTAATTCATCTACAACAAGCGGAAGATTGATGGTAAAAGGTTCAAATCACATTTTCTTTGATGTGAACAATGCCAACATTACTGTAAATGCAGGCTCAGGCGGAACAGATACTGTTGCACCTACAGCCCCTACTCTTGCAGCTTCAGGAACAACAGCCACAAGCACCAATCTTTCATGGAGCGGAGCTACTGATAATGTAGCCGTAACAGGATATGATGTATACATGAACGGTTCAGTGATCGGAAATACAGCGTCTACCACTTATACCGTAACAGGTTTAAGCCCTGCAACAACTTACAGCTTCAGTATAAAAGCTAAAGATGCCGCCGGAAATATTTCCCCTTCCAGCAATACCGTAAGTGTAACAACACTTTCAGGAGGTACGGTAACCTACTGTTCTTCATCAGCCAGCAATACCGCAGATGAAAGAATTGGAAATGTAAAATTCGGAACCATCAACAATACCTCAACAGGAACTGCAGGTTATGAAAACTTCACATCTGTTTCTACCAATGTTACCAGAGGAAGCGCTTATACCATCTCTATAACCCCTGTATGGACCTCAACTAAATACAGCGAAGCTTATGCCGTTTATATTGATTATAACGGAGACGGTGACTTTACCGACAGCGGAGAATTAGCATGGTCTAAGGCAGGCTCTACAACAACTCCTGTAACGGGAAGCATTACCATTCCTGCAACCGCAGCCATTGGTTCTACAAGAATGAGAGTAATGATGAAGTACAGCTCTATCCCAACTTCTTCTTGTGAAGCATTCACATACGGCCAGGTTGAAGACTATACCCTTAATATCGTTTCTTCAGGCAGAGGAGAGCTTTCTGATACCAAAGATTTAATCACCGGATTCAGACTATATCCAAATCCTGTAAAAGATGTATTATATATTTCAAATACGGAATCTGAAGATTATAAAATCTTCGATATGGGTGGAAAACTAATCAATTCAGGAAAACTAGAAAGAGGCAGCATAAATGTAAGCGGACTTATTAAAGGAGCTTATATGATCCAGATTGGAGAAAGCGCCAAGAGATTCATCAAGAATTAA